Proteins encoded by one window of Salicibibacter halophilus:
- a CDS encoding conjugal transfer protein: MRVVFNYRQAFREPKRIQQLTDGYSLPFAIELIPTINFLVFMAITGLLMYVVRLVFPFTFELTFVIILIGVPLCLTMVMRKVNPDGKNIYLYLFGLLKYFLRVKLINKRFCNDRDVQWMDDNKITFRKCVEVVKRKDGRVTNAYENHAGEPIIDENGRRLGVSSSKTKVHSQAK, from the coding sequence ATGAGAGTCGTTTTTAATTATCGTCAGGCGTTCCGAGAGCCTAAACGAATTCAGCAATTGACGGATGGTTACTCGTTACCTTTTGCGATTGAGTTGATCCCAACCATCAATTTTCTTGTATTTATGGCAATAACAGGGTTATTGATGTATGTCGTACGATTAGTTTTTCCGTTCACGTTTGAATTAACGTTTGTGATTATTTTGATTGGTGTGCCTTTGTGTTTGACGATGGTCATGCGAAAGGTTAATCCAGATGGTAAAAACATTTATTTGTATCTGTTTGGGTTGCTTAAGTATTTTTTAAGGGTAAAACTTATCAATAAAAGATTTTGTAATGATCGGGATGTGCAATGGATGGATGATAATAAAATAACGTTTCGGAAATGTGTAGAGGTGGTGAAAAGAAAAGATGGTCGAGTTACAAACGCCTATGAAAACCATGCAGGAGAACCTATTATTGACGAGAACGGGCGACGTTTGGGCGTATCATCGAGTAAAACCAAAGTCCATTCCCAAGCAAAATGA
- a CDS encoding DUF961 family protein has translation MNFRSGIKPDVKVTFGDMFFMAMARERREYDPDKTFQERKLQARVYNLASSTQGEQIEVTVPDYVDEKAIDFNALVELKNPTIRARAQASGNGFANVVWTVEAEDIVEVGKKTPKEPINEPVGAGAEKK, from the coding sequence ATGAATTTTAGAAGTGGAATCAAGCCTGATGTAAAAGTCACGTTTGGGGATATGTTTTTTATGGCGATGGCTAGAGAAAGACGAGAATACGACCCTGACAAAACGTTTCAAGAACGAAAATTACAAGCAAGAGTATATAATTTGGCATCTTCAACGCAAGGGGAACAAATTGAAGTAACTGTACCTGATTATGTTGATGAAAAGGCCATTGATTTTAATGCGCTGGTAGAATTAAAAAATCCAACCATTCGAGCAAGAGCGCAAGCCTCTGGAAATGGCTTTGCGAATGTCGTTTGGACAGTGGAAGCCGAAGACATTGTGGAAGTAGGCAAGAAAACACCCAAAGAGCCGATCAATGAGCCTGTTGGTGCAGGGGCAGAAAAGAAATAA
- a CDS encoding conjugal transfer protein has protein sequence MKRRKANIHKPEKEKSGIRKDTSKRTAFAVWGLIGGLLFFSTLAVMLSINTRSTFNDLRVAVNDDDAEQEEESELDIVSADFFLRDFVDAYINVSDDPDALEERREALHEYMVSTDTEAEWQMVDVDMEGERRLEDVSLFHVDETDEGAVFEYEVTYISDSGEGTTEEQTLLLHVPVMEQGGQYAVKREPYFTEVEDLSASIAVEEEERNVDEYVGEEQEAILSFLDEFFEEYATGEEDDLSYMMREPESLDGAFVYEGMVNESIEEQDEGFSVYTDVQMVDDVTGLDYEFEVAFYVEQMNENYIVEAMEIQ, from the coding sequence ATGAAACGACGGAAAGCCAATATTCATAAACCCGAGAAAGAGAAATCTGGCATACGAAAAGATACGTCGAAACGGACAGCATTTGCGGTTTGGGGGTTGATTGGAGGATTACTTTTCTTCTCTACGCTTGCTGTTATGCTCTCCATCAATACTCGATCTACGTTCAATGATTTGCGAGTAGCCGTCAACGATGATGACGCTGAACAGGAAGAAGAAAGTGAATTAGATATTGTTAGTGCTGATTTTTTCTTGCGGGATTTTGTGGATGCGTATATCAATGTCAGTGATGACCCTGATGCTTTAGAAGAACGGCGAGAGGCATTACATGAATATATGGTATCAACGGATACGGAAGCAGAATGGCAAATGGTTGATGTTGACATGGAAGGGGAGCGACGGTTGGAAGATGTTAGCTTATTTCACGTTGATGAAACAGATGAGGGAGCTGTTTTTGAATATGAAGTGACATATATCAGTGATAGCGGAGAAGGAACGACGGAAGAACAAACGTTATTACTCCATGTTCCTGTCATGGAGCAAGGCGGTCAATATGCGGTAAAGCGCGAGCCGTATTTTACAGAGGTTGAAGATCTTTCTGCATCGATAGCCGTTGAGGAAGAGGAAAGAAACGTCGATGAGTATGTAGGGGAAGAACAAGAGGCCATTCTTAGTTTCTTGGATGAGTTTTTCGAGGAATATGCAACAGGTGAGGAAGATGATCTTTCTTATATGATGCGTGAGCCAGAAAGTTTGGACGGTGCTTTTGTTTATGAGGGGATGGTTAATGAATCCATCGAAGAACAGGACGAAGGTTTTTCTGTTTATACGGATGTTCAGATGGTTGATGACGTGACGGGGCTGGATTATGAATTTGAAGTCGCATTCTATGTCGAGCAAATGAATGAAAATTATATTGTTGAGGCTATGGAGATTCAATAG
- a CDS encoding FtsK/SpoIIIE domain-containing protein: protein MVIDVKQRLWKYRGHRIRPNDEYAVLRAGLGVFMPVFLLTLAVYFWEGLMEWRSWLGIDTLIELQAWNWMYLSLGLAVSIVVGAIAVAMAYFFFYERFKKTLHIQKIARMLVSNNFMEKEKKTVDSTWALTEKKVNKDKITYFPKAYYKRKKGYVYVRLALDMSRFQDRFLKLGEELENGLFCNLVEQEVEENFVKYKLLYDMQKNRISINDVTVHDGSMKLMNNVYWEFDKMPHMLIAGGTGGGKTYFILTMIQSLVAYGADVRILDPKKADLADLETVMPERTVFSKSNGIMMTLRKSVEAMHQRSEDMKQLPDYQTGSNYADVGLPPVFIVFDEFVAFMEMLEPQDKMKALEYMKQLVMLGRQMGYFLILAAQRPDAKYLADGIRDQFSFRVALGKMSESGYGMMFGDVDKTFSYRGIKGRGYADTGTSVITEFYTPIVPKGYDLLTEIGRASAGVERASAPAGASGSVARGTDDDAREEGA from the coding sequence ATGGTGATTGATGTAAAACAACGGTTGTGGAAATACCGTGGGCATCGGATACGGCCAAATGATGAATATGCCGTTTTACGTGCAGGATTAGGGGTTTTTATGCCTGTTTTCCTTTTAACGTTGGCGGTCTATTTTTGGGAAGGATTGATGGAATGGCGTTCTTGGTTGGGTATAGACACGCTCATAGAGTTACAGGCATGGAATTGGATGTATTTAAGCTTAGGTTTGGCCGTAAGTATTGTTGTTGGAGCGATAGCCGTTGCTATGGCTTATTTTTTCTTTTATGAGCGTTTTAAGAAAACGCTGCATATACAGAAAATCGCACGGATGCTTGTATCGAATAACTTTATGGAGAAAGAGAAAAAAACGGTGGATTCGACCTGGGCTTTGACGGAAAAGAAAGTGAATAAAGATAAGATCACGTATTTTCCCAAAGCCTATTATAAGCGAAAGAAAGGCTATGTGTATGTGCGTCTAGCATTGGATATGAGCCGGTTTCAAGATCGATTTTTAAAGCTTGGTGAAGAATTGGAAAATGGGTTGTTCTGTAATCTCGTCGAACAGGAAGTGGAAGAAAACTTTGTGAAGTATAAGTTGTTGTACGACATGCAGAAAAATCGAATTTCCATTAATGATGTAACGGTTCATGACGGCTCTATGAAGCTGATGAATAATGTCTATTGGGAATTCGACAAGATGCCGCACATGCTGATCGCAGGTGGTACAGGTGGCGGTAAAACGTACTTCATCCTAACGATGATCCAATCGTTAGTGGCATATGGTGCGGATGTTCGTATCTTAGACCCGAAGAAAGCAGACTTAGCCGATTTGGAAACGGTGATGCCCGAACGAACGGTTTTTTCCAAAAGCAATGGGATTATGATGACGTTGCGGAAATCGGTCGAAGCCATGCACCAACGGTCGGAAGATATGAAACAACTGCCTGACTACCAAACGGGCAGCAATTACGCTGACGTCGGGTTGCCGCCCGTTTTTATTGTGTTCGATGAATTTGTAGCGTTTATGGAAATGCTAGAGCCGCAAGACAAAATGAAGGCATTGGAGTATATGAAACAGCTCGTCATGCTTGGTCGGCAGATGGGCTATTTCCTTATCCTTGCGGCACAACGACCCGACGCTAAGTACCTTGCCGATGGCATTCGTGACCAATTCAGTTTCCGTGTAGCGTTAGGGAAAATGAGTGAATCGGGTTATGGCATGATGTTTGGCGACGTGGATAAAACATTTAGTTATCGAGGCATTAAAGGACGTGGCTATGCGGATACAGGAACGTCCGTCATTACCGAATTTTACACGCCCATTGTGCCAAAGGGCTATGACTTATTAACAGAAATCGGTCGTGCATCGGCGGGAGTGGAGCGAGCGTCGGCGCCGGCAGGCGCCAGCGGCAGCGTAGCTCGTGGAACGGACGACGATGCACGGGAGGAAGGAGCGTAG
- a CDS encoding replication initiation factor domain-containing protein, whose protein sequence is MIDYIRVSFKTHDVDKILENVVHLKKDYMQEKDSGFYGYVGTFQLDHIKVFYSRPDDDRGILVEMAGQGCRQFETFLKTRKKTWQDFFQECMNYNGSFTRLDLALDDTKTYFSVPFLLEKVKRGEVVTRFRKTDYNGSFNIEKETEGGTTLYFGSKKSDAYLCFYEKNYEQAQKYDRDVEDIGEWNRYELRLKDDRAQVAAEKLIEHQDLRYVSLSIVHNYLRFVDRDKNLKESWKTSAFWKTFLGDVGKLQLYQKPQEDFYEKTLNWLIRSCSPSIKMVHEYDMASDEQQLSDMIIDAELADKHQKMLDVYLAKKEDMVC, encoded by the coding sequence ATGATTGACTATATCCGGGTAAGTTTCAAAACACATGACGTTGATAAGATCCTCGAAAACGTGGTGCATCTGAAAAAAGATTATATGCAAGAGAAAGATTCCGGCTTTTACGGTTATGTTGGCACATTTCAGTTAGACCATATCAAGGTTTTTTATTCGAGACCGGACGATGATCGTGGCATTCTTGTTGAAATGGCTGGCCAAGGCTGTCGGCAATTTGAAACGTTCTTAAAAACAAGAAAAAAGACATGGCAAGATTTTTTTCAGGAATGTATGAATTATAATGGATCTTTCACACGCTTAGATTTGGCACTGGATGATACGAAAACGTATTTTTCAGTGCCCTTTTTATTGGAGAAGGTTAAAAGGGGTGAAGTGGTAACGAGATTTCGTAAAACGGATTATAACGGTTCCTTCAATATTGAAAAGGAAACGGAAGGCGGAACGACCCTATATTTTGGGTCAAAAAAATCGGATGCGTACCTCTGTTTTTATGAAAAGAATTACGAGCAGGCCCAAAAATATGATCGTGATGTTGAAGACATTGGGGAATGGAATCGTTATGAATTGCGGTTGAAAGATGATCGGGCACAGGTGGCAGCAGAAAAGTTAATTGAGCATCAAGATTTACGTTACGTATCCCTTTCGATTGTTCATAACTATTTGCGGTTTGTTGATAGAGACAAAAACTTAAAAGAATCATGGAAAACAAGTGCGTTTTGGAAAACGTTCTTAGGTGACGTTGGTAAACTTCAGCTATATCAAAAACCGCAAGAGGATTTTTATGAAAAGACGCTTAATTGGTTGATTCGTTCATGTTCGCCGTCGATAAAGATGGTGCATGAATATGACATGGCATCGGATGAACAACAATTATCAGACATGATTATCGATGCGGAATTAGCCGATAAACACCAGAAGATGTTGGATGTTTACTTGGCGAAAAAAGAAGATATGGTTTGCTGA